AACTTACTAACTAAAGCGTCGTGATTTGCTATTGATTTATAGGCTTCAATAGGTGTAAATTTATGCGCTATTTTTAAAATCATATCACGTTGTTTTTCGATGTCTATTCCTACTGGACTATCATCAGAAATTATAATTCCAGAAAAAGTAAAAGAATGTGTTATCGAAATAAATTTACCATCTTTTAAATGAGGTTTACCAAACTCATCATACATTAAATCAGCATCAGTATAACCTATTTCATTTAATAGATGACGAACGCTTAAAAAGCCTCTACGATGTAAATCAGACTTCATACCGTTAACGCGATCGTTACTTCTCTTAGTCAGTTCGATACCTTCAGATAGATCCTCAAAAGATTCTTCAATCTTCCAAATCAATACTTTAGTAGTTTCGTTTACAGTTAATGTTTTGTGAACAGGCATATTTTAGAAAGTTATTTCGTAATTTTGCGACTCAAAAATTTAGATACATAAATATACATAAATATGAGCACAAAAACCGCTACATACGTACCTTTTAAAGTTAAAGATATCTCTTTAGCTGATTGGGGAAGAAAAGAAATGGACTTGGCAGAAGCTGAAATGCCAGGATTAATGAGTCTTCGTGAAGAATATAAAAACGAGCAACCATTAAAAGGAGCAAGAATTGCAGGATGTTTACATATGACGATTCAGACTGCGGTTTTAATTGAAACATTACAAGCTTTAGGTGCTGAGGTAACTTGGAGTTCTTGTAATATATTTTCTACACAAGATCAGGCTGCTGCTGCTATTGCCGCTGCAGGAACACCTGTATATGCTTGGAAAGATATGACAGAAGAAGAATTTGACTGGTGTATTGAACAAACATTATTTTTTGGAGAGGATAAGAAGCCATTAAACTTAATTTTAGATGATGGTGGTGATTTAACAAATATGGTTTTAGATCGTTACCCAGAATTAGCTGCTGGAATTAACGGATTATCTGAAGAAACTACAACAGGAGTTCACCGTTTATACGATAGAGTAAAAGCAGGTACATTACCAATGCCAGCAATTAACGTAAACGATTCTGTAACTAAATCTAAATTTGATAACAAATATGGTTGTAAAGAATCTGCAGTAGATGCAATTCGTAGAGCAACAGATATTATGTTAGCAGGTAAACGTGTAACTGTTTGTGGTTACGGTGATGTAGGTAAAGGTACAGCTGCTTCATTTAAAGGTGCAGGTTCTATTGTAACTGTTACAGAAATTGATCCTATTTGTGCTTTACAAGCTGCAATGGATGGTTTTGAAGTTAAAAAATTAGAAACTGTTGTTGGTAATTCTGATATTATTATTACAACTACAGGAAATAAAGATATTATTCAAGGTCGTCATTTCGAAGCAATGAAAGACAAAGTTATCGTATGTAACATTGGGCATTTCGATAACGAAATTGACATGGCTTGGTTAAATACAAACCATGGAAGTACAAAAGATACTATTAAACCACAGGTTGATAAATATAATATCGCAGGAAATGATATTATTATTTTAGCAGAAGGTCGTTTAGTAAACTTAGGTTGTGCAACTGGTCACCCAAGTTTTGTAATGTCTAATTCATTTACAAACCAAACTTTAGCTCAAATTGAATTATGGACAAACCGTAGTTCTTATGAGAATGAAGTGTACATGTTACCAAAACATTTAGATGAAAAAGTAGCAAAATTACACTTAGCAAAAATAGGAGTAGAGCTTACAGAATTACGTTCTGATCAAGCATCTTATATTGGTGTAACTGTTGAAGGGCCATATAAGCCAGAGCACTACAGATACTAATAAATAGCTGTCATTCTGAACTTGTTTCAGAATCATATAAAAATACGAACCCCTTGCTTTAATTTGTAAGGGGTTTTTATTTGTCGTTACAATAAAGGATGACATAGGAATCTTTTACTAATGCTTTGATTATCTTTTTTGGAGTTTTAATAGGCTATCCACTATGTTTTTTACTAAATTCACTTTTTTGTACAGTGGTAATCTCATTTTAAGATGAAGATTACTTCGCTTTCTCGTAATGACACATTTCTTTAATAGTTATAAAAAGGATGCCGTTTCTCGGCCATTGAGGTCAGTCTAAATTTATTTCAGTATCACATATAAGATAAGAAACAAATGAACTTAAGGTTACAAAAAAATCCCGCAACTTAGTCACGGGATTTTTATATATTATTAATATTTTAATTAAAGTTCTAAAGAGTTAAATAACTCAATTAACTTAGGGTCAGATGGTCTTGGAGCATTTGAATTAACAATGTTTCCTAGTGGATCGATTAAAATAAATCTAGGAATTCCATTAATAACATAATCAGTAACAAATTTAGATTTCCAGTTTTTATCAGCAAATAATTGTGTTCCAGATAATTTTTTATCAGCAATCATTTTTTTCCAAGCTTCATGATCCTTCATTTGATCAACAGAAATACTTACAAATTCAATATTTTTTCCATGGTATTTTTCTTCCATTTTTTGTAAAAAAGGAATTTCTTTTTTACAAGGATTACACCAAGTAGCCCAAACATCAAAATATACATATTTTCCTTTTAAATCATCTAAAGAAGTTGTACCTCCTTTAATGTTTTCATAGTCAACAAATTTTGGAGAAGCCATTCCTTTCGCTAAGTTTTTAGCTAAATATAACTTGTCTGCATGTGTTTTGTTTAAATATTGTTTTAAACCTTTTATGTTTTTCTTTTGAAAAGAAACAAAAGTAGAATCTAACTTTGTAGTTTCAATTCTTTTATTAAACTCATTTATAAAGTTGTTTGTCTTTGTTTCAAATTCCTCTTTAGGTAATTCAAATAAAGCTTTATCTTTAAAAAAACCTTTTTGTAGTAAAGCTGCTTTCGCTAAGAAATTGCTCTCACTAGCCCCTTCTCCTGTAAAAACAACAGTTTCATCAAATTCTTTAGTGTCAAGTGTCATGTTAACATTAGCACCATTTTTTAAGTACAAAGTAGTACCTTCTTTTCCGTCAGAAAGACGATAAAATCCATCTTTAAGATTCATTGTATCCTTAAAAACACCATTTTCATCAACCTTAATTACTCTATTGAACTTAAGTTGAGGATTAGAAATAACGATCGAATCCGAATTTTTATTGGTGATTTTCCCTGAAAAAGAAACAAAGTTGTTTTGTTCTTTTTTACAAGAAACCATAGTAATGGCAATTGCCACTAAGAAAACTATTTTTTTCATTGGTTGGTAAGTTTAATTATTTACAGTGTACTAAATTACTAATTTTTCTAGAAAAGGAATGTTTTTTTAATCTTTTATCCTAACCAACCCTCACGATCTAAACTTCTGTATTGAATGGCTTCAGTTATATGATCGGATTTTATATTGTTTGAGGCGTCTAAATCAGCAATAGTACGAGAAACCTTTAATATTCTATCATAGGCTCTTGCTGAAAGGTTTAGCTTTTCCATAGCAACTTTTAGTAAATTACTGCTTTCTTTAGAAAGTTTACAAAACTCTCGAATTTGTTTTACATTCATTTGAGCATTGTAATGTACAGTATTTGAATTTTTATAACGTTCAGTTTGTATTTCTCTAGCCTTTGTTACACGTTCCCTAATAGCAACGCTAGTTTCCCCTTTTCTATCTTCTGATAATTTTTCAAAGGGTACAGGAGTTACTTCTATATGTATATCAATCCTGTCAAGCAGTGGACCTGAAATTTTACTTAAATAACGTTGCATTTCGGCAGGAGATGATGTCATTGGAGAATCAGGGTCGTTAAAAAAGCCCGATGGACTTGGATTCATACTTGCGACTAACATAAAGCTACTTGGATAGTTTACCGAAAATCTAGCCCTAGAAATAGTAACTTCTCTATCTTCTAAAGGCTGTCGTAAAACCTCAAGAACTCCTCTTTTAAATTCGGGTAGTTCATCTAAAAATAATACACCATTATGAGCTAAAGAAATTTCTCCAGGTTGTGGTAAATTATTCCCCCCACCAATGAGAGCAATATCTGAACAGCTATGATGTGGAGATCTAAATGGGCGACTATATTGAAGTCCAGAGTTTTTTACCTTACCAACAACGGAATGGATTTTTGTAGTTTCCAAAGCTTCCTGCAATGTCATAGGAGGTAATATAGACGGCAACCTTTTGGCTAACATTGTTTTTCCAGCCCCAGGTGGACCAATTAAAATAATATTATGACCTCCAGCTGCTGCAATTTCCATACAGCGTTTAATACTTTCTTGACCTTTAACGTCAGAAAAATCAAATTCGGGAAAATCTACATGCTTATAAAATTCAGCGCGAGTATCAACTATTGTTGGTTTAATCATTTCTTTATTTTCTAAATGATTAATAACATCCATAATATTTTCTACCCCCAGTATATTTATATCATTAACAATGGCAGCTTCTTTTGCATTTTCTTTTGGTAGAATAAAATTTTTATAACCTTCTTCTCTGGCTTTAATTGCTATTGGTAATGCACCTTTAATAGGTTGTAAACTTCCGTCTAAAGAAAGTTCTCCCATAATTACATACTCACTAATGTTGGTAGCTTTAATTTGATTAGATGCAGCAAGTATTCCAACAGCTAAGGTTAAATCATAAGCAGCACCTTCTTTACGAATATCAGCAGGAGCCATATTAATGATAATTTTTTTTCCAGGAAGTTTAAAACCATTATTATTTAGTGCAGCAGAAATACGATAAGAACTTTCTCGTACAGCATTATCAGGTAAGCCAACTAAATGGTAGCCGATTCCTTTATCTATATTTACTTCCACGGTAATTGTGGTAGCTTCAATACCAAAAACAGCAGATCCATAGGTTTTTATAAGCATAGCTTTCTTTTTTCTGTTAAAGATAGCTAAATTTCTTTAGGAATTTGGTTTAGAAGTATTTACTGTTTTTTTGAAGTGGATGATTTATAAAAAAATAATTTGTATAACTTTCTGAAACTAAAAAAAAGTAAGATTACCAATAGTATTGCAATTACTGGTAAAAAGATTGAGAAGGATGACATAAGAATTGATGTGCCTGTCTCAACAGTCGAAATTATAGGATTTGCTATACCACCCGTTGTTGCAGTTGATGCTAATCTTGTAGAGGCTGCAGTTCCTTTAATTACAGAAGCTGTTCCTCCACCAGCTATTATTGCTAAAGCCCAGGTGATTATAGGAGATAAGTCAGCGACTGTTGATACCATAACAGCTGTTCCTGCAATAGCAGCTAAGGGAATCGCAATAGTATCTAATAAGTTGTCAAACCAAGGAATATAGTATGCAAATATTTCTAATAGAGTAGCAATGCCTAAGGTAATTAAAGCAGATGAACTTGCTACCCAATTCCAATTTTCATTTATAGGAATTATATTGTAATAACCCGCTAAACTTAGTGCAAAAAGTGGGAGGAATACTCTAAAGCCAACTGAAGCTGCTAGTCCAATTCCTAAAAAAACACTAATAATTGATTCTGGAGTCATATTTTTTTATGTTAAGATATAAAAAAAAGCCTCTTTATAAAAGAGGCTTTTTGAAATATTTTAAAAGTTGATTAGTTTTTATTAAAGTTATCTAATCCAGTTTTTAACCAATCATAATAGGCTGTGTGATCAGAATATTGTTGAGGTGAATTTAAAAGTTCTAATTCAGGACTCATCAACACATAAAATGGCTGAGAAGCTGTTTTAAAATTAGCTACTTGTAATGTCGCCCATTTATCACCGTAAGTTCTAATTCTTTTTACTTTACCATTAGGTTTAATAAAGTCGAATTGTTCATCTTTAGGTAATTGTCTTTCATGATCATCTACGTACAATGAAATTAAAACAAAATTATTATTAATTAAAGAATAAATCTCTGGTTTTACCCAAATAGTTTCTTCCATTTTACGACAGTTAACACATGCCCAACCTGTAAAATCTAATAAAACAGGTTTGTTAACAGATTTTGCATAAGCAATACCTTCTTCAAAATCTTTAAAACAATTTAACCCTAACGGACATTTATTGTCTTTCTTGTAAATACTATGAAATTGAGGTGGAGCAAATCCACTTAAAAATTTATTTTGATTCCATGCTGGTTTTTCCATAACACCTGGAGCTAAATATACCGAAAATGCTAAAGCTGCAACACCTAATAAGATTCTAAAGAAAGAAATCTTACCGTATTTTTTACCAATAATACCAAATAGATATAATGCAGTTAATAAAGAGATTAGCGCCCAAAGACCTATGAAAATTTCTCTCTTAAATAAATCCCAGTGACCTACTAAATCAGCATTTGATAAAAATTTAAATGCGAATGCTAATTCTAAAAATCCTAAGAAAACTTTTACAGTATTTAACCATCCACCAGATTTTGGTAGCGAATTTAACCATCCTGGGAACATAGCAAACAAAGCGAAAGGTAATGCTAAAGCAGTACCAAAACCGATCATACCAGCTGATAATTGCATAGCTCCTCCGCTAGATCCTAATGAACCAGCTAGAAGTGAACCTAAAATAGGACCTGTACAAGAAAATGATACAATTGCTAAGGTTAAAGCCATAAAGAATGTACCAATAATTCCTCCAATATTCGAAGCACTATCAGCTTTATTACTCCAAGAACTAGGTAATGTTAGTTCATAAAAACCAAAGAATGAACCAGCAAAGAAAATTAACACTACAAAGAAAAATACATTTAACCATATATTGGTTGAAATACTATTTAAAATTTCAGGATCTAAAGTGTCTAAATAGTGAAAAGGTAAGCTTAACAGGCCGTAAATTAATATAATAAAGAACCCATATAAAACAGCACTACCAATTCCTTTTCCTTTCTTTTCAGTATGTTTTGTAAAGAATGATACAGTTAAAGGTACCATTGGAAAAACACAAGGTGTTAAAAAGGCTAATAAACCTCCAACAAAACCTAATAGAAAAATATTAAGTAATGTATCACCGCCTTTTTCTTCAGTGTTTTTTTCTGCCGTATTTTTTAATAAAGCAGTGTTTTTTAAGTTTAAGTTTAGTGATTGTGATAAAGATTGACTCTTATCATCTACTTCAGTAACAGTTTGAGATACTTTTTCTCCAATTAATGAAAAAGTAAAGTCTTCATCGAAAGGTAAACAGTATTCTTTACAAACTTGTGCATCTAAATTAAGAGTGATTAGAGTTAAGGTTGCATCAGAAACAGTTATTCTTTGTACTAGTTTTCCTTCATCAACAAAGAATATTTCATCTTTTCCCCAAATTTCACTGAATTCAGTTTCTGTTTCTCCTTCTTTTGCTTTTCCGTTAAGTGTGTATCCACTTTGTCCTTCAGCAGGAGAAATAGTCATAGGTAAAGAAGCATCCTCAGGGTTGTATTGAGAATATAAATGCCAATCCTCTGCTATTTCAATTTCAAAAATTAAGTCGTATTCAGTTTCCGAAACTTTTTCAACGGTAGGGGTTACGACAATTGGGTTATCATCAGATTGCGAGTAAACCGTTAAACCTAAGAATAATAAAAAAAGAGTAATGAGTTTTTTCATTCGATTTAGTTTATAGTGGGTTATTTTTAAATAGTTAATCTTAATAATTGTGTTGTGTTATTAGTAGATGAAAAACGTCTGTCTTGTCGTTTACCAATAATCCAAATGATTTCATTATTATTTGAGCAAAGTAACCAAATGTTTTTTTTGTCCAAAATTGATAATTTTTCGTCTTTAAAATATTTGCTAATCTTTTTTTTACCTAACATTCCTGTTGGGTAAAAAAAATCACCTTCTTGCCATCTTCTAATGATTAGGGGGTAATTTAACAAATTTTTATCAACATAAATACTATTTTTGTCAAAAATTGTTTTTTTATTTACATCTTCAAACAATAAGTTTATAGGATTTATTACCTTAACATCTCCTTTGTGTATGATAATTTGTTCACTTTTAGAAGTGAGTTTTTTATCAGAGGGTAAAAGTAATAAAAAATCCCTGTCTTTTATTAAAGTATATGAATTTGTTAATACTTTCTTGCTTGATTGCGCATAAATTAGATCATAAATGTCATTCCATGATGTAAATTTATACCTTTTTAAAAGTTGGTATAAATAAGCTTTTGGGTTTGATAATTTTACTAATTCAGAAATATTTATTTTTAGTATGTCATCTTGCTTAGATGTTATTTTTATTGATGTTTCCTTTATCTTGTCAGTAATAATTTGCTGAGATTGCTTTAAAGACTCAGTAGTTTTGTTATGTGTTTTTAATAGACTTGGATTTAGTTCTTTAAGAATAGGAATAATTTTATGTCTTATTTTATTTCTAACATATTTTGTTTCTAAATTACTAGCATCCTTTCGCCATTTAATATTATTTTTTAAAGCATGTTCTTCTATTTCTTCTCTTGAAAATACAAGTAACGGGCGTATAATATTTTTGTTAACAGGTGGGATTCCTGTTAAACCATCTAAGCCTGTACCTCTGGTTAAATTAATTAAAAAAGTTTCTAAATTATCATCAGCATGATGAGCTGTTAAGATATAGTCGAAATTATTTTCTTCAGTTAATTGTTGAAACCAATCATAACGCAATTTTCTTGCAGCTAATTGAGTTGAAAGTTTATTTTTTTTTGAATATTTATTAGTTTCAAATCGAATTGAAAAAGTAGTAATATCTAATTTAATTCCTAAGTTGTTAATAAATTCTTCATCTAAATTACTTTCTTCTCCTCTTAACTGAAAATTACAATGAGCTAAAGAAATAGTATAACATAATTGGTGTAATAAATGAGACAAAACAACACTATCAATTCCTCCAGAAATAGCAATTAGAAGTTTTTTGTTTTTTAAAAATGAAAAATTTTCATCAATATGTTCTGCTAGTTTTTGAAGCATTTTAATTCTTGTAATTGGTTTATAGCTGGCTGTTTAGCCAATTAACAATGTCTTGTAACATTTCTTCTTTACATAAATCATTTTGTAATTCATGATAACCACCTTTGTAAAGTTTTAAGTTTGCTTTGTCAGAGTTATTTGCAAAAGCTTCCGTTCCTTTAAAATCAATAATTTTATCACCTGTACCATGTAATAATAACATTGGTACTTTTAATGATGAAGCGTTTTGAATTGCCCACTCACCAGAATCAATAAATGATAAAGAAAAGTTAGGACTAATTTTATCATGTACTAATGGGTCGTCTATATATTTTTTAACTTCTGCCTTGTCACGAGAAATATCATTAGCATCTAGTTCATTACCTAATGTTATAGCAGGAGCAATTTTTTGCATAATCTTACCTAATGATAGCTTCCATGCTGGCGGATCGAATGCTAATTTTAGCATAGGACTTGTAGCAATGACACCTGTTAAATTATTTTCTCTACGAAGTGTATAATTTATTACTGCATTACCACCCATCGAGTGTCCATATAAAAAGAGTAGTTTGCTATCAAAAATTTCTTTTGTTTTATCAATTAATTTTGAAATACTTTCTAACACAGTATCAAAACCAGGGTTGTGACCACGTTTACCTAGTGTTTTGCCATGGCCAAAATGATCAAAAGCAATAACACCAAAATTATTGTCAGTTAACTTTTTGGCAACATGTTGGTAGCGACCAGAGTGTTCTCCCATTCCGTGAATAATAATAACAACTCCTTTTATAGTTTCAGGTTTCCAGAATTGGCCAAAAAAAGTAGTTTTATGATATTTGAAGTTAAATTCTTGATGCAGCATAATTTATTGTTTATGTAACCATTGTCTAATTTCTTTTCTTAAAGAAACTTCTGGTTTGGGTAATGGAATTGTTCGGCCGAATTGTTTACTTCTCTTAAATTTTGAAAATGTAATTTTATGTTTTTTCCAAGCTTCAGGGTATAAGTCTAAAAATTTATTAAAAAAACTTTGTTCATTTACGGTACCTTCTATTTTAGATAGCACGTGTTTGAATTTCTCTTCTTGTTCTATAATCATTAATCCTTATTTTTTTGTAAAATAATTTTTTGCATCTGCTTAACGCTAATTGTACTTCCGTCATGACTCCACCCTGGAGGTCCGAAAATATACATAAATTTATGAATCCAATTGCTAGACTTTTTGGTGTCGTTCCAAATATCTTTATATTCATGAGTTAAAATTACCCAAGGATTATATGAGTCAGGAGCATGTGTTACACCGTATTGGATTTCGACTTTTTCGTCAAGCTCTTTCCATGTTCCAAAAACTCTATCAAAAATATTTAAAAACCCTCCATGATTTTTATCCATATATTCTACGTTTTTAGCGTGATGTACTTGATGCATTGTATGTGTGTTAAATATTACATCAATAAATTTAAGTTTTGGAATATATACTGAATGTAATTGAAATTGCCATAAAGCTTCAATACCTAAACAAACGACGACCATTTCTGGTGGAAAACCAATTGCAGGAAGCCACATATAAAAAAAAGGTTTATATAAAATTGTAAACCAGCCATTACGAACTGCGGTTCCTAAATTAAAATTGTCTGAAGAGTGATGTACAATGTGTGCTGCCCACAAGAAACGAACCATATGATTTTGTCGGTGAAACCAGTAATAGCTAAAGTCGTCTAATAGTTGACAAACAATCCATACATACCAAGCATAACCAAAAGATTCCCAACCCATGATATTGGTACGGATACCATTTACTAGAGGGTTAAAAACGTCATAAACATAATTAAAAATAATAATTGCAGAAATTGTCTTTATTAAAGGAGCAAGAATAGCAGAGCCAATACCCATAGTTAAACTAGCACCTAAATCTTTCCAACTGTAAAGTTCTTTTTTATCATGCGTTTTGCTATATGTGAGTTCTAGTAAAATAAGCCCTAAAAAACAAGGTACACCATATACTAATGGGTTTGTAAAATTCATTTTCTATTTTTTGGGTCAAGATAGTAATCTATTTACTATTTAGTAAAACATATTTCATTGCTTTTGCTTTTAGTAAGCATTCTTCGTATTCTTTTTCAGGTGTAGACTTTGCTGTAATAGCTCCGCCGACTGAATATGAAACATATTTTTCATCAGCGTTATATAAAATACTTCTAATAATAACATTAAAATCGAAATCTCCACTTGGAGTAAAATAACCGATAGTTCCTGAATACAATCCACGTTTAGTTTCTTCTAATTTTTCAATGATTTGCATTGCAGATATTTTTGGAGCTCCGGTCATACTTCCCATTGGAAAAGTGTTTTTGATTATATCAACAGGATGCGTATTAGTTTCTGTTTCAGAGACTACTGTTGAAATCATTTGATGTACTTGTTTAAAAGAGTATACTTTACATAATTCTTCAACATGTACACTCCCTTTTTTTGCTATTTTAGATAAATCATTACGAACTAAGTCAACAATCATTATATTTTCTGAACGTTCTTTTTCATCACGCGATAAATCGAATGCAATTTTATCATCTTCAATTTTATCAATTAAACGTTTAGCTGTACCTTTTATAGGTTGAGATATTATTTTATCGCCTATTTTTTTTATATATCTTTCTGGAGTAGCAGATAATAAATATTGATGTTCGTGTCTGAAAAATGTAGCGAAAGGAGGTTCAGATATATCGTTTAAATGTTGATATATTTTATAAGGATCTATTACTGTATTTTCAGCATAAAACTCTTGGCAAAAATTAGCTTCATATATATCACCTCTGTTTATATGATCTAAAATGGTATTTACCTTTTTGTAATATTGATCTTTATGAATTCTAAGTTTTATTTTTATTTTCTCCTCTTTTGATGTATTCTTTATTTCTTTTGAAGATGTAATTATGTTAGTAGCAATAATTTCTTCAAAATCTTCTTCCAGCTCATCATCGATCATTCTTAGGTAATGGAATTCAACAGTATTTCCTTTAATAAAAATTAATTTTTGCGGTTGAAAAAAATATAAATCAGGGAAGTGAAGTCCATCAAAATTAGTTGACTTTAATTTTTCAACATCGTTTTTTACATCGTAAGAAATATAGCCAAAAATATAATCCTTAGTATATGATTGGTATTCTTTTAGTTTATCAAAAGCATTATAATAATCTGTTTTTATAGAAGTAAATTCTTCTGCAGCCAAACAATAGTCAAAAGAACTATAATTTTGCTCGTAATTATTAGAATCTAACCAAAGTGTGGTTTCAAACTGTTTTGACCATTGGAATAAATGTTGTTTAAATTCTGAAGGAGAATCTATAGAAAAGGTGCAGATTGTTCTTAAAGACATGGGGCAAAAATAAGAAAAATGGAGATGATTGGTTCATTTTATTTTATTTACATTTATATCGAAATTTATAAAACAAATTATGAAGAAAATCTACTTTTTACTATTAATAATAGTAGTTTCAGCATGCGTTGGAACAGAGAAAAAGAAAGAGGGAGTGAAAAGTGATGTGGCAATAGCAGCTGTTTTAAATTTGAAACAAGCCGAAAAGTTGGTGTCATTACCTATAAGTTGTATAAATGTAGAATATCCAAATAAATTAAATCAAACAATTGGAAGTCCTGAAGATTTGCAAACACCAAAAGAATTACATCCTACATTTTATGGTTGTTTTGATTGGCATTCATCTGTGCATGGACATTGGAGTTTAGTTTCTTTATTAAAACAATTTCCTGATTTAAAAAATTATGAAGAGATAAAACAACAATTATTAACTAATATTTCTAAAGAAAATATAGATAAAGAAGTTGCTTATTTTCAAAAAAAACATAACATTAATTATGAACGTACTTATGGTTGGGCGTGGTTGTTAAAACTAGCAGAAGAAATTCATACATGGGATGATGAAACAGCTAGAAAGTTAGAAAAAAACTTACAACCTTTAACAGATCTTATTGTTCAAAAATATTTTGATTTTTTACCTAAGTTGAAATATCCAATTAGAGTTGGAGAACATACTAATACTGCTTTTGGGTTGACTTTTGCTTGGGATTATGCAACTACTTTAGAAAATTTTAAATTAAGAGATTTAATAAAAAAAAGAGCTAGAGCGTTTTATTTAAAAGACGCGCATTGTCCATTGTCATGGGAACCTAGTGGGTATGATTTCTTATCACCTTGTTTACAAGAAGCGGCAATTATGAAAAGAATTATGTCTGCAGCTGAGTTTCGTTTATGGTTCGGTGATTTCTTACCACAATTAAAAGATGTTAATTTTACTTTTCCTGTAGGCGAAGTTTTAGATAGAACAGACGGTAAATTAGTGCACTTAGATGGAGTGAATTTCTCGAGAGCTTGGGCTTTAAACAAAATTGTTAAGCATATGCCAGAATACAAGCATTTAAAAAATATAGCCAATCAACATATAAATTATTCATTGCCAAATGTTGTTGGAGATAGTTATGAAGGTGGGCATTGGTTAGGAAGTTTTGCTATTTATGCTTTAAATTCTGGGAAAAATGATTAAAAAAATATTCAAAAATATTGGCCCAGGAACTTTAATAGCTGCTGCTTTTATTGGTCCAGGAACAGTAACACTTTGTACGCTTGCTGGTGTAAATTTTGGATTTAATTTGTTGTGGGCAATGCTACTTTCTGTAATAGCTACCATTGTTTTGCAAGAAATGGCTGCTAGGTTAGGAATTATTTCTCAAAAAGGATTATCAGAAGTTATAAGAGA
This genomic stretch from Tenacibaculum sp. Bg11-29 harbors:
- a CDS encoding YifB family Mg chelatase-like AAA ATPase gives rise to the protein MLIKTYGSAVFGIEATTITVEVNIDKGIGYHLVGLPDNAVRESSYRISAALNNNGFKLPGKKIIINMAPADIRKEGAAYDLTLAVGILAASNQIKATNISEYVIMGELSLDGSLQPIKGALPIAIKAREEGYKNFILPKENAKEAAIVNDINILGVENIMDVINHLENKEMIKPTIVDTRAEFYKHVDFPEFDFSDVKGQESIKRCMEIAAAGGHNIILIGPPGAGKTMLAKRLPSILPPMTLQEALETTKIHSVVGKVKNSGLQYSRPFRSPHHSCSDIALIGGGNNLPQPGEISLAHNGVLFLDELPEFKRGVLEVLRQPLEDREVTISRARFSVNYPSSFMLVASMNPSPSGFFNDPDSPMTSSPAEMQRYLSKISGPLLDRIDIHIEVTPVPFEKLSEDRKGETSVAIRERVTKAREIQTERYKNSNTVHYNAQMNVKQIREFCKLSKESSNLLKVAMEKLNLSARAYDRILKVSRTIADLDASNNIKSDHITEAIQYRSLDREGWLG
- a CDS encoding 4'-phosphopantetheinyl transferase superfamily protein, with product MPVHKTLTVNETTKVLIWKIEESFEDLSEGIELTKRSNDRVNGMKSDLHRRGFLSVRHLLNEIGYTDADLMYDEFGKPHLKDGKFISITHSFTFSGIIISDDSPVGIDIEKQRDMILKIAHKFTPIEAYKSIANHDALVSKLTIVWGAKESLYKIYGKKKLLFLDNIYIEDFSFETNETSGKILYEGVTDEYKIHFLETEGFTCVYAQ
- the ahcY gene encoding adenosylhomocysteinase is translated as MSTKTATYVPFKVKDISLADWGRKEMDLAEAEMPGLMSLREEYKNEQPLKGARIAGCLHMTIQTAVLIETLQALGAEVTWSSCNIFSTQDQAAAAIAAAGTPVYAWKDMTEEEFDWCIEQTLFFGEDKKPLNLILDDGGDLTNMVLDRYPELAAGINGLSEETTTGVHRLYDRVKAGTLPMPAINVNDSVTKSKFDNKYGCKESAVDAIRRATDIMLAGKRVTVCGYGDVGKGTAASFKGAGSIVTVTEIDPICALQAAMDGFEVKKLETVVGNSDIIITTTGNKDIIQGRHFEAMKDKVIVCNIGHFDNEIDMAWLNTNHGSTKDTIKPQVDKYNIAGNDIIILAEGRLVNLGCATGHPSFVMSNSFTNQTLAQIELWTNRSSYENEVYMLPKHLDEKVAKLHLAKIGVELTELRSDQASYIGVTVEGPYKPEHYRY
- a CDS encoding TlpA disulfide reductase family protein translates to MKKIVFLVAIAITMVSCKKEQNNFVSFSGKITNKNSDSIVISNPQLKFNRVIKVDENGVFKDTMNLKDGFYRLSDGKEGTTLYLKNGANVNMTLDTKEFDETVVFTGEGASESNFLAKAALLQKGFFKDKALFELPKEEFETKTNNFINEFNKRIETTKLDSTFVSFQKKNIKGLKQYLNKTHADKLYLAKNLAKGMASPKFVDYENIKGGTTSLDDLKGKYVYFDVWATWCNPCKKEIPFLQKMEEKYHGKNIEFVSISVDQMKDHEAWKKMIADKKLSGTQLFADKNWKSKFVTDYVINGIPRFILIDPLGNIVNSNAPRPSDPKLIELFNSLEL
- a CDS encoding DUF4126 domain-containing protein; this encodes MTPESIISVFLGIGLAASVGFRVFLPLFALSLAGYYNIIPINENWNWVASSSALITLGIATLLEIFAYYIPWFDNLLDTIAIPLAAIAGTAVMVSTVADLSPIITWALAIIAGGGTASVIKGTAASTRLASTATTGGIANPIISTVETGTSILMSSFSIFLPVIAILLVILLFFSFRKLYKLFFYKSSTSKKQ